The following coding sequences are from one Primulina huaijiensis isolate GDHJ02 unplaced genomic scaffold, ASM1229523v2 scaffold43129, whole genome shotgun sequence window:
- the LOC140969949 gene encoding uncharacterized protein, translating to MISGGSTDGDSNRARKSRSMRECMEEEGARKNEVVISFGPKDLKGVSAGNSGDCTFGFAGHAVYPEGETTLPLTLGTRELKKTVKTTFTVVDAPSSYNTILGRPVMKELRAVAFTYHQKIKFSVGSQVGEVRGDQLSSQKCYVEAVRVDQKKARKEEKRVRSDEEVGWVVEEGEVHFVAEDEQEELIGISPMIAKHHLNILPRAHPIKQKKRRFGREKNKVIDVHVRDLLKAGHIREIQFPTWLSNVVLMPKSRGKWRMCVDFRDINFMPRIDQLVDSTSGYELLSFMDAYQGYHQIILAKNDQDKTNFIISGAHSAMLSCISG from the exons ATGATATCTGGAGGTTCTACTGATGGTGATTCCAATCGAGCAAGGAAATCAAGGAGCATGAGAGAGTGTATGGAGGAGGAAGGAGCAAGAAAGAATGAAGTGGTTATTAGTTTTGGCCCGAAAGATCTCAAGG GAGTATCGGCTGGAAACAGTGGAGACTGCACTTTTGGTTTTGCTGGCCACGCTGTATACCCAGAGGGAGAGACTACCCTGCCTCTAACTCTGGGCACCCGGGAGCTGAAGAAGACTGTGAAAACAACTTTCACTGTGGTAGATGCCCCGTCATCATATAATACCATCTTGGGGCGACCAGTCATGAAAGAGCTAAGGGCCGTAGCATTCACTTACCACCAAAAAATTAAGTTCTCGGTGGGAAGCCAAGTGGGTGAAGTCCGAGGAGATCAACTCTCTTCCCAGAAGTGTTATGTAGAAGCGGTCCGGGTGGACCAGAAGAAGGCTAGGAAAGAGGAGAAGAGGGTGAGGAGCGATGAGGAAGTGGGGTGGGTAGTAGAGGAAGGTGAGGTGCATTTTGTGGCAGAAGATGAGCAAGAG GAATTGATCGGGATCTCACCCATGATCGCAAAGCACCATCTGAACATCCTCCCGAGAGCTCATCCTATTAAGCAAAAGAAGAGACGTTTTGGTCGTGAGAAGAACAAAGTGATTGATGTACATGTTAGAGATTTGCTGAAAGCCGGCCACATTCGAGAAATACAATTTCCtacttggctctcgaatgtggtgCTGATGCCAAAATCTAGAGGGAAATGGAGGATGTGTGTTGACTTCAGAGATATTAATTTTATGCCCAGAATTGACCAATTGGTGGATTCTACCTCTGGGTATGAACTGCTGAGCTTCATGGATGCTTATCAGGGGTATCATCAAATTATCTTAGCCAAGAATGATCAAGACAAGACCAACTTCATCATCTCGGGAGCACATTCTGCTATGTTGTCATGCATTTCGGGTTGA